The nucleotide window AAGCTGCGACCCGTAGACGGCAAGGCGGCTTTCGGTGATGCGGCGGGTCTTGTCGAGGGTGGCGGGCTTGAGATGGGCAAGCTGCGTTGCGACCAGCCCGACGGGGCGGGCACGGAACGGGGCGACGCGCACGGCGCCGCGCACCGCCTCGCAGGCGGCCTCCACATCGGCGCGCGGCGCGGCGAAGGGAATGATCTTGGCGGTCGCCACCATGCGGCCGCGGGTGACGCGGGCGAAGGCGGGCAGGGTCGCCAGCGTGATCGCCGGATCGATGCGGTTGGTCCGGTCGACCGCGTCCTTGTCGACCACCAGCAACCCGTCGGCATCGGCATGGAAGTTGACCCGGCCGGTGAAGGGCGGCTCCAGCGTCATGCCGCCACCGGAGGCGGCCTCGGCAATGCGGCGCGCCGCCTCGTCCTCGTGGCAATCGTCCGGGCCGAGCCGGGCGGCAACGACCTCCGCGATGCCCGCATCCGCGATCCGTGCGATGTCGCCGGCGGTGAGCCGGCGGCCCTTCTTCAGCGCGCCGTCGGCAAGCCGCAGCGTATGGGCGAGCAGGGCGCCTTCCGCGTCTTTCGTGGCGAGCGGGCCGAACTTCACGGCCGGCCTCCCTCTCCCTTGAGTCCCTCTTCCTTGGGGTCGGGGCTCTTGCGAAGCGCGGCGATGATGTTGGCGAGCACCGCAACGGCGATCTCGGCCGGCGAGGCGGCGCCGATATCGGCGCCGATCGGCGCGTCGATGCTGTCGAAGGCGTCCGGTGTCACGCCGGCTTCCAGCAGCCGCTCGCGGCGCTTGCCATGGGTCTTGCGGCTGCCGAGCGCGCCGACATAGAAGCACCCGGCCGCCAGCGCGGCGGCAAGCGGCACGTCGTCGATCTTCGGGTCGTGGGTGAGCGCGGCGAGCGCGGTGTAGGGATCGAGCGAGAGCTGCTCCAGCACGTCGGCCGGCCACTCGGCGAGCAGCGTGCCGTCCGGAAACCGCTCGGGCGTCGCAAAGGCGGTGCGCGGGTCGACGACGGTCACGTCGAAGCCGGCGATCTGCGCCATCGGCACCAAGGCCTGGCTGATATGGACGGCGCCGATCAGCACGATGCGCGGCGGCGGCACGCTGACGGTCAGGAAGGCCTGGCCGCCGCCTGCAAGCTCGACCAGCCCGGACTTGCCGGACCTCAGCCTTGCGCGCAACTCCGCCGCCAGCGGATCGGCATCCGTGATGTCGCCTGGGGCAACGAGGCGCTGGGCGCCGCTGCCGGTCTCGGTGACGAGGATCGCGGGCTTGCGGCCGCTGCGGGCGGCGTTGAAGCGGGCGAGGAGCTGAAGGTCCATGGGAAGCGGTCCTGAAAATCGGGGCGGCGCCGGCATGCGGCGGCGTGAGGCAGGCGAGACGGGCTGCAGAGGCGGCCCGGCCGCGCAGGATCAGGCGGAGCGGGCGACCGGCTCCACATAGACGCGGATGCGCCCGCCGCAGGACAGGCCGACGCGCCAGGCGGTCTCGTCGGCGACGCCGAATTCCAGCATGGTCGGCTTGCCGGTCTCGATCACCTCGGCGGCCTCGGCCACGACCGCGCCCTCGACGCAGCCGCCCGACACCGAGCCCTCGAAATTTCCCTCCGCATCGATGACGAGATGCGCGCCGACCGGGCGCGGCGCCGAGCCCCAGGTCTCGACAACGGTGGCAAGGGCGACACGGCGCCCGTCGCGGCTCCAGCTTTCGGCCAGAACCAGCGGATCGATCTCCGTCCGGATTGCATCCTGTTGCATGTCCGTCTCCTTCGTTGCCCCGAATATAGGCTCACCCCGGCGCCCTGCACAGGCGTCCCGTCGCTGGCCTTTGGTCGGAAGGGGGATGGGAGAGGCGGAAGAGGCGGCAGGTTGGGCGGGAGGAGCGGCGGAAACGAGACGCCGATGCGCCCCTCTCGCTCGGCTGTCGTCCCGGTTTCGGCAAAGCCGAAGACCGGGAACCAGTAACCACGGCGGTCGCGACCCTTGCCGTCGCGCGCCACCGGAAGGCCGGGGGCTGCTGCCGTCGCATACCCACCCGCCCCGGCGGATACTGGATACCTGCCTTCGCAGGTATGACAGCCGTGGAGTTGGGTGAAGGCCTTCCCGCCTGGCCAAGGCCCGCCCCAAACGACAAAGGGCGCCGCAAGCCTGCGGCGCCCTTCAGTCGGTCAGCGGTGCGGCACGGAGTTATCCGGCCGCGCCCCAAAATCCAGTCCGCTGCGGCGTTATTCGGCCGCGGCGCGGAAGGACGGGGCGGCGGCGAGGATGGCGCCGTCCACATGGCTTTCGAACTTGGCGAAGTTGGTGACGAACATGTCCACCAGCTTGGCGGCCTGCGCGTCGTAGGCGTCCTTGTCGGCCCAGGTCGAGCGCGGGTCGAGGATCGCCGCGTCGACGCCCGGAACCTCGACCGGAACGGCGAAGCCGAAATTCGCGTCCGTGCGGCAGGCGACATCGCGCAGCGAACCGTCGAGCGCGGCGGCGAGCAGCGTGCGGGTGGCGCGGATCGGCATGCGGTTGCCGGTGCCGTAGGCCCCGCCCGTCCAGCCGGTGTTGACCAGCCAGCAGTCGACCTCATGGGCGGCGATCAGCGAGCGCAGCAGGTTGCCGTATTCGGACGGATGACGCGACATGAACGGTGCGCCGAAGCAGGTGGAGAACGTCGCCTGCGGCTCCGTCACGCCCTTCTCGGTGCCGGCGACCTTCGCCGTGTAGCCCGACAGGAAGTGATACATCGCCTGGGCCGGGGTCAGCCGGGCGATGGGAGGCAGCACGCCGAAGGCATCGGCCGTCAGCATGATGATGTTCTTGGGGTGCGGCGCGCGGCCCGTCGGGCTGGCATTGGAGATGAAGTCGATCGGATAGGCGCAGCGGGTGTTCTCGGTCTTCGAGCCGTCGTCGAAGTCGGGAACGCGGGTCTGCGGATCGAGCACGACGTTCTCCAGCACGGTGCCGAAGCGCTGGGTCGTGGCGTAGATCTCCGGCTCCGCCTCGGCCGACAGCTTGATCGTCTTGGCGTAGCAGCCGCCCTCGAAATTGAAGATGCCGTCCGGGCCCCAGCCGTGCTCGTCGTCGCCGACCAGCGTGCGGGTCGGGTCGGCCGACAGGGTGGTCTTGCCGGTGCCGGACAGGCCGAAGAAGACGGCCGTGTCGCCCTCGTCGCCGACATTGGCCGAGCAGTGCATCGGCATCACCCGGCTGGCCGGCAGCAGGAAGTTCAGCATCGAGAAGACGGACTTCTTCATCTCGCCGGCATAGGAGGTGCCGCCGATCAGGACGATGCGGTTGGTGAAGTCGCAGGCGATGACCGTCTCGGTGCGGCAGCCGTGGCGCGCGGGATCGGCGCGGAAGCTCGGCAGGTCGATGATCGTCATTTCGGGCGCGAAATCGGCCAGCTCGGACGGCTCGGGACGGATCAGCAGGTTGCGGATGAACAGGGAGTGCCAGGCGTATTCGGTGAAGACGCGCACCTTGATGCGGTGGGCCGGATCGGCGCCGCCATGCAGGTCCTGCGCGTAGAGCGACATGCCCTTGGCATGGGCGACCATGTCGGCATGGAGCACGGCGAACTGCTCGGGGCTGATGGAATTGGAATTGTCCCACCACACGGTGTCGCGGGTGGTGTCGTCGACGACGATGAACTTGTCCTTCGGCGAGCGGCCCGTGTGAACGCCGGTGTCGGCGACGAGCGCACCGCCGTCGGCGACGACGGCCTCCTCGCGGCGCAGCGCATGCTCATAGAGCGCCGGTGCCGTGAGGTTGCGATGAAGTCCGCCGAGCTCCTTCAAGCCGCACATGCCAGCGTCTTTCGAAGAAAGCTCTACGCCCTGATCCGCCATGTTTCCGAGATCCCTGTATCGTGTTTGGTTCGCCGGTCCTTGCTGGACCGCTGAGACTGCCGGATGCCGCGATGTTCGTCCTGTCGCGATTTCGCAATATGAGTCCGGTAGCGTGTGAACTGCCGGCGGCCCTGGTGCCGGCGCACGGAACGGCCGTCGACCCCGTGTCGGGTCCGGCCCTGCTGTCTTTTTCGCTTTTGGCAGAGCGAACCTAGTGGATGGCCCCCAAATCAACAAGCGCAACGAAGGTGGCAGCCCTGGGGTTAAATCGATTTAATTCACCGTTTCTGCAGTTATAATTATTTTTTAACGAAAAATAATACGTGTTCCGCCGCGCCGCCCGGTGGAATACTCGTTTCATATCAGTTCATTCGTGGATCATCCGTTCGGAATCGCACGAAGCTGCCCCAAAAACCGGCCCAAAAACCGGCCCAAAAACCGGCCCGCGGCACGGAACCGCGGTGCCGGAGTCGCTGCGGCTGACCGGCCCGCCGGTTTCGGCTATGGTCGGGCTCCATTGCCCGGTGCGATGCGCTGTCCGCGTCCGCCGCCCGCCCCGTTTCCTTCATCCGTCAGGCCGAGATGTCGACACTTCGCAGTACCTCTCCCGCTTCCGCGGGACATCATTTTCGCGCCACCGTGGCGCTGGCGCTGCCGATCATCGTCTCGCGCGCGGCGCTGGTGATCATGTTCACCGTCGACACGGTGATGGTGGGCCGGGCGAGTGCCGCCGACCTTGCCTATTTCGGCCTCGGCGTCGCGCCGCAGCTGACCTTGATGATGGTCGCCGTCGGCGCGCTGCAGGCGACCGCCGTGTTGGCCTCGCAGGCGCTGGGCGCGGGCGATGGTCCGCGCGCCGGGGCGGTGCTGCGCGCCTCGCTCGCCCATGCGCTGGCGCTGGGCCTCATCTGTCTGTTCCTGTCGATGCTGGCCGAGCCGTTCTTCCTGGCGACCGGGCAGGACCCGGACCTTGCGGGCGGGGCTGCGCGCGTGTCGCATGCCTTCGGCGTCGGCATGCCGGGCATCCTGCTCTTCGTCGCCTGCAACCTGTTTATGGAGGCGACGGGCCGGCCGAAGACCGGCATGGCGATCATGCTCGCCGCCAACCTCGTCAACGTGCCGCTGAACGCCGTCTTCGGCTATGGCTGGGGCGGCCTGGTGGAGGCCGGCGGGGCGGAAGGCATCATGCTGGCCAGCACCATCGCCCGCACGCTGGCCGGCCTGACCATCCTGACCATCCTGGCGCTGCAGGCCAGGCGCGACGACACGTTCCGCATCCTGCCGCGCCGCAGCGCCGGGGCGGCCGCGCTCGGCCTGTGGACGGATCCGGACGCGCGCCAGCTGCGCCGGCTCGGCCTGCCGATGGGCCTTGCCCAGGGCGTGGAAAGCGCCGCCTTCGCCACCGTCGTGATGATGGCCGGCTGGCTCGGCACGGCGCAGCTCGCCGCCTACCAGACGACGATGAGCCTCGTGACGCTGACCTTCATGATGGCCATCGGCACCGGCGGGGCGACGGCGATCCGGGTGGGCCGGGCCTTCGGCGAGGGCGACATGGCCAATGTCGGGCGCGCCGGCTGGACGGGCATCGCGCTCGGCGCGGTGTGGCCGCTGCCCGTGGCGCTGCTGTTCCTGGTCTCGCCGGAAACCGCGGCGCGGGCGGTGACCTCCGACCCGCGCACGGTCGAGGCGGCCGCGCAGGCGCTGTTCATCGCCGGCTTCATGCTGTCCATCGACGCGGCGATGGCGGTGACCATCGGCGCGCTGCGCGGCCTTGGCGACGTATGGTGGCCGACCCTGTGGCAGATCGGGGCGTTCTGGCTGATCGCCATTCCGGTCGCCTATGTGATGGCGATCGTGCTGGCGGTCGGCGCGGGCGGGCTGATCGGCGGGCTGATCGCCGGCATCCTCGTCTCCTTTGCCGGCCTGTCGTGGCGCTTCGCCCGCCAGAGCGCGATGCGGCGCCTGTCGCCGGTGGTTCCGCTGTAGCGGTTGGCGATTGGCTCCGGCCATCGCCATAATTTATGCGCATTTGCACCCGCAAGGCTGATAAACCAAGACGAGCGAACAAGAAGAACGGGTTCAGGGCTTTCGACCATGCCGACGATCGCACTCGTAGACGACGACCGTAACATCCTGACCTCGGTCTCCATTGCACTGGAGAGCGAAGGATACAGGGTCCATACCTATACGGATGGCTCCTCGGCCCTCGACCGGCTGATCACCGATCCGCCGGATCTTGCCATCTTCGATATCAAGATGCCGCGGATGGACGGCATGGAGCTGCTGCGCCGGCTGCGCCAGAAGTCGGACCTGCCGGTGATCTTCCTGACCAGCAAGGACGACGAGATCGACGAGCTGTTCGGCCTGAAGATGGGCGCCGACGACTTCATCCGCAAACCGTTCTCGCAGCGCCTGCTGGTGGAGCGCGTCAAGGCGGTGCTGCGCCGCGTGCAGCCGCGCGACCCGGCGACGAGCAAGCAGGAAAGCGACAAGCTGCTGGAGCGCGGCGACCTGATCATGGACCAGGAGCGCCACACCTCCATGTGGAAGGGCCAGCCGGTGACGCTGACGGTCACCGAATTCCTGATCCTGTATGCGCTCGCCCATCGCCCGGGCGTGGTCAAGAGCCGCAACGCCTTGATGGATGCGGCCTATGACGACCAGGTCTATGTGGACGACCGCACCATCGATAGCCATATCAAGCGGCTGCGGAAGAAGTTCAAGCTGGTCGACGACAGCTTCGACATGATCGAGACGCTGTACGGCGTCGGCTACCGCTTCCGCGAGGGCTGACGGCAGCGCCGCGCCCGCGCCATCCTGCCGGCCCAGACGGGAGGGCAGGACGGGCGGTTGCGCATGCCTGCAAGGCGTGGCCGGAAACTCCGGCCGGGAAAGATGGATGGCGATTGAGGTGGACACGAGCGGGCGGCCCGAACGTGAGGCCGACCGGCGGCCGTCTCCTCCGGCCGAGGCCGGGGGCGCACCGTCGGCTGCCCGCGGTTCCTCGGGCCAGCGGCGATACCGCCGGCGCATCCTGTCGCGCATCGCCGGCTCGATCTCGCCCTATCTCACCTCCTCGCTGACCCGCCGCATCCTGGTGCTGAACCTTGCCGGCCTGTGCGCGCTGGTCGGCGGCATTCTCTATCTCAACCAGTTCCGCGCCGGGCTGATCGACGCCCGCGTCCAGAGCCTTCTGACCCAGGGCGAGATCATCGCCGGCGCCATCGCCGCCTCGGCGACGGTGGAGACCGACGGGCTGATGGTCGATCCCGAACAGCTGCTGCAGCTGCAGGCGGGCGAGAGCGTCTCGCCGACCGACGGCTCGCGGCTGACCGACTTTCCGATCAACCCGGAGCGCGTCGCCCCGGTGCTGCGCCGGCTGATCTCGCCGACCCGCACAAGGGCGCGGATCTACGATCCCGAAGGCATCCTGATCCTCGATTCCCGGCATCTTTATGCGCGCGGCCAGATCCTGCGCTTCGACCTGCCGCCGCCGACCACCGAGGAACCCGGCCTGTGGGACCAGATCTGGGCCGACGTGAAACTGTGGTTCCGCCGCGGCGACCTGCCGCTCTACGAGGAGATCGGCGCGGGCAACGGCCGGGCCTATCCGGAAGTGGAGGCAGCGCTCGCCGGCTCGCCCGCCAGCGTCGTGCGCGTGTCCTCGCGCGGCGAGCTGATCGTCTCGGTGGCGGTGCCGGTGCAGCGCTTCCGCGCCGTGCTGGGCTCGCTGCTGCTGTCGACGCAGGGCGGCGACATCGACGCCATCGTGCGGGCCGAGCGCATCGGCATCGTGCGCGTGTTCCTGGTCGCCGCGACGGTGACCATGGTGCTGTCGATCCTGCTGGCCGGCACCATCGCCGGCCCGGTGCGGCGGCTGGCGGCGGCGGCCGAACGGGTGCGCCGGGGCATCAAGTCGCGCGAGGAGATCCCGCAATTCTCGGAGCGGCGCGACGAGATCGGCCACCTGGCGAGCGCGCTGCGCGACATGACCAACGCGCTCTACAACCGCATGGACGCGATCGAGACCTTCGCCGCGGACGTGGCGCACGAGCTGAAGAACCCGCTGACCTCGCTGCGCAGCGCGGTCGAGACGCTGCCGCTGGCCAAGCAGCCCCAGGCGCGCGAGCGGCTGATGGAGGTGATCCAGCACGACGTGCGCCGGCTCGACCGGCTGATCACCGACATTTCCGACGCCTCGCGGCTGGATGCGGAACTCGCCCGCGCCGATGCCGAGCCCATCGACATCTCGACGCTGCTGCTGGGCGTGTGCGATCTGGCCAACGAGCGGGCGGCGGCGGGCGAGGCGCGCGTCGAGGTGCACATCAATTCCTCGCGCCGCGACCATCCCTACCGGGTGCTCGGCCATGACAGCCGCCTCGGCCAGGTGGTCAACAACCTGATCGACAATGCCCGCTCCTTCTCGCCCCCCGGCGGCACGGTGCGGGTAACGGCGAACCGCACCGCCGACATGGTCGAGATCATGGTGGATGACGACGGGCCGGGTGTGCGCCCGGAGCTGCGCGAGCGCATCTTCGAGCGCTTCTACACCGACCGGCCGGAATCCGAAGGCTTCGGCAACAATTCCGGCCTCGGCCTGTCGATCTCGCGCCAGATCGTCGAGGCCCATCGCGGCACCATCTCGGTCGCCAACCGCGAGACCACCGACGCCAAGACCGGCGAGACCCGCATCGAGGGCGCCCGCTTCACCGTTCGCCTGCCGGCCGAGAGCCGGGGATGAGCGGCGGCGACACGGTCCATGCCTCCTGCATCCTGGTCGGCAGCGCCGGCATCCTGATCCGCGGCCGCTCGGGCGCGGGCAAGTCGCGCCTCGGCGAGCGGATCCTCAGCGAGGCGCGCCTGCGCGGGTTGCTGGCGCTGGCGGTCGCCGACGACCGGGTGGCGCTTGCCGCCCGCTCGGGCCGGCTGGTCGCGAGCTGTCCGCCGCAGCTTTCCGGCCTGTGGGAGCGCCGCGGCGAGGGGATCGTGCAGGTTGCGGCCGAGCCGCGCGCGGTGGTGCGGCTGGTCGTCGACCTGGTGCCCGAGGGCGAGCTGGAGCGCATGCCGGAGCCCGGCGCCATGCGGGTGCAGCTGTGCGGGGTCGAGATTGCGCGCCTTGCCGTGCCGTGCGGGCGCGAGGGCGCCGCGGCGCTCGACGTGCTGGCCGTGCTGGCGGGCAGGGCATCCGGCGCGGCCTGATCGGCGGCTTTGCGCTGCGCCTGCTGCCGGATGTCGCAGGCGCCCTTGCGAAAAAGCCGGGGGCCGGGTCCGATTTCTCTTGCGCTGCAGCGTCACCTTGCCGACATTGGGCGCCCGGCATCGAACGACCGGGGGCGGGGAGCGTTCCGTCGCGTGCGGCCCTCGGGCCGCAGCGGTGCAACACCGCAAGGGGCTAAGGTATCGGCACCGGTCGTTGGGCCGGCGGATACCGGCAGGAACGCCCGTTGCGGCATGCGCCATGCCGGCCGCCGAAGGCGGACCGGACGGACGGACAAACGACGGACAGGGCATGATCGGTCTCGTACTTGTTACGCACGGACGATTGGCGGAAGAATTCAAGTCGGCGCTGGAGCATGTCGTCGGCCCGCAGGAGCGGGTGGAGACGATCTGCATCGGCCCGGACGACGACATGGAGCAGCGCCGGCAGGACATCCTGACGGCCGTGGAGAGCGTCAACGACGGCTCCGGCGTGGTGCTGCTGACGGACATGTTCGGCGGCACCCCGTCGAACCTTGCCATCTCCGTGATGGACGGCACCAGCATCGAGGTGATCGCCGGCGTCAACCTGCCCATGCTGATCAAGCTGGCCAGCGTGCGCGGCGAAAGCGCCATCGCCGAGGCGGTGGACGAGGCCCGCAAGGCCGGCCAGAAATACATCTCCGTTGCCAGCCAGGTTCTGTCGGGCCAGGGGTGACGGGATGATGGACCAGATGCAAGCGGCCGGGCTGACCCGCGACCTGAAGATCGTCAACCGTCGCGGACTGCATGCCCGGGCCTCGGCCAAGCTGGTGAAGCTGGTCGAGACCTTCGACGCCGAGGTCGTGGTGATGAAGGACGGCCAGTCGGTCGGCGGCAACTCCATCATGGGCCTGATGATGCTGGCGGCCAGCCCCGGCTGCTCGATCCGCGTCTCCGTCACCGGCGCGGAAGCGGAAGGCGCGCTCGCCGCCATCGCCGAGCTGGTTGAAAACGGCTTCGGCGAGACCGACTGACGCGCCGATAGCTCGGCTGTCAGCGCTGCAGACGCCTCGCGATGTCTGGGTGTCCATCGCGGATTTTTTTGCCTCAATGCGACAGACCGGACCTTACACTACGTGCGGAAGCATGAGCTGCCTGCTTGTGAAAGAAAGGACGGTCGGTCTCTGCACGGCAAGCGATTTATTTTTCAGAGGACCGGGTGAACCGTGGGACAGGCCCCGATATGTCCTGTGAGTTTGCATCGTTCGTTCTAATCCTGCTCGTCCTAAATAGCTATGCGTCCTGCTTTGGGTGAGCCTAGAGGCACCCGCCCGGCGAACCTGTGTTCAGGGGGCGGGTGAACCTTAGTTCGTGGTCGGGTGTACCCATGTGCACCCCATATACCCTTGAAAGCCCTGAAAAATAGGGCAATATGACTTCCATCAAATCGATCGCGAGGCGTCCTCAAATGTCAATCACGGGCGAAAAAGGTAAGGCAGATGTCCAAACCCTAAAGACGAACGAGAAGAAGTGGACCAAGGCAGTGATGGCGGCGGGGTGGAACGTCATCCCCAACATCATCATCGAGAAGCAGGAGGCCCTCGGGCTCGATGCGATTGACATGAATATCGTGGTTCATCTCTCTCATTATTGGTGGCATCCGGAAAACCTGCCTCATCCGTCCGTTGCCACCATCGCTAAGGCGATCGGTGTAAAGTCGCGTACTGTGCAAAAGCACATCAAGAGGCTCGAGGATGCAGGTCTAGTGAAGCGCAAGGAACGCCGGCACACAAAGACCGGGAGCGCGACCAACCTCTACGACTTGAGTGGTCTGATCAAAGCGGCAAAGCCTTTTGCCGAAGAAAAAGTGAAAGAGATTGAGGACGCTAAGGCTGCCAAAGAAGCACGTCTTGCGAGGAAGAGGCCCCGTCTCGTGGTTCATAACGAAGAGAAGTAGCAGTTTCGCGGCGTAGCTCAGTTGGAAAGAGCACCTTGCTTTCGACGCGCATTTGGATGTCACAGTCACAATGTACGGGCAAGGAGGTCGCGGGTTCAAGTCCCGCCGCCGCGCACACCAGCGCTAGGGATGATGCGCCTTTATCGCTTCCTTAACACCAAGTCGCCGTCTTCGCGTTTCTACTCTTTAAGAGCCTTGCTGTCCCGCAGGTGGCCCCGCGCGAACGGCGGCACAGCATGCCCTTCGATTCTTGCCCTTGCGGATGGTGCCTGTATCTGGAATGAAAGGGACATAAAGAAATCTTTATATCCTTATT belongs to Stappia indica and includes:
- a CDS encoding HPr kinase/phosphorylase — encoded protein: MSGGDTVHASCILVGSAGILIRGRSGAGKSRLGERILSEARLRGLLALAVADDRVALAARSGRLVASCPPQLSGLWERRGEGIVQVAAEPRAVVRLVVDLVPEGELERMPEPGAMRVQLCGVEIARLAVPCGREGAAALDVLAVLAGRASGAA
- a CDS encoding sensor histidine kinase, which encodes MAIEVDTSGRPEREADRRPSPPAEAGGAPSAARGSSGQRRYRRRILSRIAGSISPYLTSSLTRRILVLNLAGLCALVGGILYLNQFRAGLIDARVQSLLTQGEIIAGAIAASATVETDGLMVDPEQLLQLQAGESVSPTDGSRLTDFPINPERVAPVLRRLISPTRTRARIYDPEGILILDSRHLYARGQILRFDLPPPTTEEPGLWDQIWADVKLWFRRGDLPLYEEIGAGNGRAYPEVEAALAGSPASVVRVSSRGELIVSVAVPVQRFRAVLGSLLLSTQGGDIDAIVRAERIGIVRVFLVAATVTMVLSILLAGTIAGPVRRLAAAAERVRRGIKSREEIPQFSERRDEIGHLASALRDMTNALYNRMDAIETFAADVAHELKNPLTSLRSAVETLPLAKQPQARERLMEVIQHDVRRLDRLITDISDASRLDAELARADAEPIDISTLLLGVCDLANERAAAGEARVEVHINSSRRDHPYRVLGHDSRLGQVVNNLIDNARSFSPPGGTVRVTANRTADMVEIMVDDDGPGVRPELRERIFERFYTDRPESEGFGNNSGLGLSISRQIVEAHRGTISVANRETTDAKTGETRIEGARFTVRLPAESRG
- a CDS encoding XdhC family protein encodes the protein MQQDAIRTEIDPLVLAESWSRDGRRVALATVVETWGSAPRPVGAHLVIDAEGNFEGSVSGGCVEGAVVAEAAEVIETGKPTMLEFGVADETAWRVGLSCGGRIRVYVEPVARSA
- a CDS encoding PTS sugar transporter subunit IIA, which encodes MIGLVLVTHGRLAEEFKSALEHVVGPQERVETICIGPDDDMEQRRQDILTAVESVNDGSGVVLLTDMFGGTPSNLAISVMDGTSIEVIAGVNLPMLIKLASVRGESAIAEAVDEARKAGQKYISVASQVLSGQG
- a CDS encoding MATE family efflux transporter produces the protein MSTLRSTSPASAGHHFRATVALALPIIVSRAALVIMFTVDTVMVGRASAADLAYFGLGVAPQLTLMMVAVGALQATAVLASQALGAGDGPRAGAVLRASLAHALALGLICLFLSMLAEPFFLATGQDPDLAGGAARVSHAFGVGMPGILLFVACNLFMEATGRPKTGMAIMLAANLVNVPLNAVFGYGWGGLVEAGGAEGIMLASTIARTLAGLTILTILALQARRDDTFRILPRRSAGAAALGLWTDPDARQLRRLGLPMGLAQGVESAAFATVVMMAGWLGTAQLAAYQTTMSLVTLTFMMAIGTGGATAIRVGRAFGEGDMANVGRAGWTGIALGAVWPLPVALLFLVSPETAARAVTSDPRTVEAAAQALFIAGFMLSIDAAMAVTIGALRGLGDVWWPTLWQIGAFWLIAIPVAYVMAIVLAVGAGGLIGGLIAGILVSFAGLSWRFARQSAMRRLSPVVPL
- a CDS encoding phosphoenolpyruvate carboxykinase, which produces MADQGVELSSKDAGMCGLKELGGLHRNLTAPALYEHALRREEAVVADGGALVADTGVHTGRSPKDKFIVVDDTTRDTVWWDNSNSISPEQFAVLHADMVAHAKGMSLYAQDLHGGADPAHRIKVRVFTEYAWHSLFIRNLLIRPEPSELADFAPEMTIIDLPSFRADPARHGCRTETVIACDFTNRIVLIGGTSYAGEMKKSVFSMLNFLLPASRVMPMHCSANVGDEGDTAVFFGLSGTGKTTLSADPTRTLVGDDEHGWGPDGIFNFEGGCYAKTIKLSAEAEPEIYATTQRFGTVLENVVLDPQTRVPDFDDGSKTENTRCAYPIDFISNASPTGRAPHPKNIIMLTADAFGVLPPIARLTPAQAMYHFLSGYTAKVAGTEKGVTEPQATFSTCFGAPFMSRHPSEYGNLLRSLIAAHEVDCWLVNTGWTGGAYGTGNRMPIRATRTLLAAALDGSLRDVACRTDANFGFAVPVEVPGVDAAILDPRSTWADKDAYDAQAAKLVDMFVTNFAKFESHVDGAILAAAPSFRAAAE
- a CDS encoding response regulator transcription factor; the protein is MPTIALVDDDRNILTSVSIALESEGYRVHTYTDGSSALDRLITDPPDLAIFDIKMPRMDGMELLRRLRQKSDLPVIFLTSKDDEIDELFGLKMGADDFIRKPFSQRLLVERVKAVLRRVQPRDPATSKQESDKLLERGDLIMDQERHTSMWKGQPVTLTVTEFLILYALAHRPGVVKSRNALMDAAYDDQVYVDDRTIDSHIKRLRKKFKLVDDSFDMIETLYGVGYRFREG
- a CDS encoding HPr family phosphocarrier protein → MMDQMQAAGLTRDLKIVNRRGLHARASAKLVKLVETFDAEVVVMKDGQSVGGNSIMGLMMLAASPGCSIRVSVTGAEAEGALAAIAELVENGFGETD
- a CDS encoding helix-turn-helix domain-containing protein, with translation MSITGEKGKADVQTLKTNEKKWTKAVMAAGWNVIPNIIIEKQEALGLDAIDMNIVVHLSHYWWHPENLPHPSVATIAKAIGVKSRTVQKHIKRLEDAGLVKRKERRHTKTGSATNLYDLSGLIKAAKPFAEEKVKEIEDAKAAKEARLARKRPRLVVHNEEK
- a CDS encoding XdhC family protein, with translation MDLQLLARFNAARSGRKPAILVTETGSGAQRLVAPGDITDADPLAAELRARLRSGKSGLVELAGGGQAFLTVSVPPPRIVLIGAVHISQALVPMAQIAGFDVTVVDPRTAFATPERFPDGTLLAEWPADVLEQLSLDPYTALAALTHDPKIDDVPLAAALAAGCFYVGALGSRKTHGKRRERLLEAGVTPDAFDSIDAPIGADIGAASPAEIAVAVLANIIAALRKSPDPKEEGLKGEGGRP